In Ahaetulla prasina isolate Xishuangbanna chromosome 5, ASM2864084v1, whole genome shotgun sequence, the following are encoded in one genomic region:
- the DGAT2 gene encoding diacylglycerol O-acyltransferase 2, whose amino-acid sequence MGADGAMKTLIAAYAGALRGTGSSILSALQDLSWLSKSKVEKQLQIISVLQWVVSFLMMGIICTIILIYMLCTDCWIIAVLYLVWYAFDWNTPSKAGRRSQWIRNWAIWRYFRDYFPIRMIKTHNLAPNRNYIFGYHPHGIMSLGAFCNFSTEATGVSQIFPGIRPYVTTLTGNFRWPILRDYLMTGGLCPVNRNTIDYLLSQNGTGNAVVIVVGGAAESLNCAPGKNCVTLKHRKGFVKLALRHGADLVPIYSFGENEVFKQIIFEEGTWCRWVQKKLQKYIGVAPCIFHGRGVFSSNSWGLVPYARPITTVVGEPITVPKTDNPCQKEIDFYHNLYVQSLARLFEKHKTKFGLSETETLEIN is encoded by the exons gGACTGGTTCCAGCATCTTGTCGGCCCTTCAGGATCTGTCTTGGCTATCCAAGTCAAAAGTGGAGAAGCAACTGCAGATCATTTCAGTGCTGCAATGGGTGGTCTCATTCCTTATGATGG GTATTATATGCACCATTATCCTCATATATATGCTTTGCACAGACTGTTGGATTATAGCAGTTCTATACTTAGTGTGGTATGCCTTCGATTGGAACACTCCTAGTAAGG ctgGAAGGAGATCACAGTGGATTAGGAACTGGGCCATCTGGAGGTACTTCCGGGATTATTTTCCAATCCGA aTGATCAAAACCCACAACCTGGCCCCCAACCGGAATTACATTTTTGGCTACCACCCGCATGGAATCATGTCCCTGGGTGCCTTCTGCAACTTTAGCACTGAGGCTACAGGAGTGAGCCAGATCTTCCCCGGGATACGTCCGTACGTCACTACCCTCACGGGAAACTTCAGGTGGCCCATTCTCAGGGACTACTTGATGACTGGAG GTCTCTGCCCCGTGAACCGCAACACCATAGACTACCTCCTGTCCCAAAACGGCACCGGCAACGCGGTCGTCATTGTGGTGGGGGGCGCTGCGGAGTCCTTGAATTGTGCCCCGGGAAAAAACTGTGTGACTCTGAAGCACCGAAAGGGGTTTGTGAAGCTGGCATTAAGACATGG GGCCGACctggtccccatttattcatttgGGGAGAACGAAGTCTTCAAGCAGATCATTTTTGAAGAGGGAACCTGGTGCAGATGGGTGCAGAAGAAATTGCAGAAGTATATTGGCGTGGCTCCGTGCATCTTCCACGGACGAGGGGTCTTCTCCTCCAACAGCTGGGGGTTGGTGCCTTACGCCAGGCCCATCACGACCGTCG TCGGCGAGCCCATCACCGTTCCCAAAACCGACAACCCGTGCCAGAAAGAGATCGACTTCTATCACAACCTGTACGTGCAGTCTCTGGCGAGGCTCTTCGAGAAGCACAAGACGAAATTCGGCCTGTCGGAGACGGAGACCCTGGAGATCAACTGA